AGTGAGGCCAAAGGGCACCAAAGTGCTGGTTATTTTCTGGTCATATTGCAAACATGCAAAACCCAACCTAATCTACCAGAAAACGAACTTAAAAATGATCTAGTGAAATGATGAGATACTAAAATGGTACACAGTAAGCAACCTttcatataaaacaaaatgttagaCATGAATAGAGAAATGCCTCATTTGTAGTAACAAAAAATTCCTaggattacatttttaaaaaagcaaatttggtgccagccctgtggcacagcagtgtagcaggtaaagctgccaccttcgatgccagcatcccatatgggcacaggttcaagtcctggctgctccacttcctatccagctccctgctgatggcctgggaaagcagcagaggatggcccaagtgcttgggggtctgcatccacttgggagacccagatgaagttcctggctcctggcttgaacctggttcagccctggccattgtggccaccttgggagtgaaccagcagctggaagatatctatctctatctcccttctccctccctctctatttctctttcaggtaaatcttttttaaagtcaaATTTCCATGAAAACAACTGACTAGTCCCTATGTGTCATGGATCTCTGCAGATCAGTGACTCCGGGCagaggctagagctgggctgttctAAAATACGACTTCAGTTGTTCTCTGGGAAGCTTTCCTGGCTCTCAAGAGCCAGTGGCATAAATAGTCTCTTCTTGCCTTTACTCTGTCCTATCTGCATGAATGCATAGAACTCTGAACAGCATAGGGTCAGAGAACAAGAAGGGCAGAGGCAAGAAGAACGCAGACGAGAGAGCCAGGCTCTGATAATGctatttgtgggagttctgtgcCTCATCGGCGGCACTACCTCAGCCAGTTCAGTTGGTGCTATACTGGCACTCCATGTATGGACAAGCTGCATCACGTTTGGTCTGAAAAGGGGCTTTTATTAGCACTTCTATTTACCTTTTGCCCAAATAATCCTGCGTTCTCCAGGAACCAGAGTAGCCTGTTAAATGTAATGATAGTATTAACCAAGATTTGGGATCtgtgggacatcttctgcttcccagcgCCTTAAATGGACATCCGGATCTTCAGCTAGAAATGATGGTGTCCCCTACACAATGTGGTCACAGAATCTCCATCGGTCATGGCCTCTGAGACGGCCCAGCTGAGGCCAACAGGGGCTCTGTAGGAGTGCTCTCAGGATGTACAGGAGGATGGGACACAGCGTTCTACTGTACAGACACTACCAAACAGCACCGAAGCCTTCTAAACTCATGCTGTGGATTTTAAtgtacaaatgacaggatttcagaaACCAGTAATGTGAGCCTTAAGGTTAATTCAGCGTTAGTGCTTGTCATTTGGTGATGCACAGCCACTATTTCTAATGATCCGGCAAGTGTTCACACCACACCTCGTAAGGAAAGTGGAAATTGTTAACTCCTGTTTGCTAATTGTCTTTAGGTAACGTTACAACATGTAGTACCTGAGAAACATAGCAAGGCTTCTACATACACAGGGCAACGTACCTTTATGAATAGTGCGGATAACTTTATAAAGGGCATTAAAGAAACCTTAACCTCGCAGCTTGAGGGGAGCCTGCAGGAGCAGTTCTCACCTGCACAGCACTGTTAGGGTTAAGAAAATCAGCTTCATGTACCCCAAAAGGCAGCTCTAGGGCCTTCCAGGCATTTCTTTCAAATATAGATTGGCCCCTCGGCATCCATCATAGCACTGCTGCTCTCTCAAAGACACCTCTCTGGGTAGTGTGGCTTCTACAGGTGCTCCTGTAACTAAACCCTTGCCCTGGTGCCCAAGTTTGATTGCAGCTTTGAACTAGAAGAGGAAGCTTGGGAGGATACAAGTAACCATTTCAACTCCAGAAATCTAGGCCACTAATGTCGTTGCAGCCTTAAGCACTGGAGGGTCTGAATCTCCCAAGACCACCCCGGGACCCTCCTGAGACCACTAGGAGGAGCCTACAGCTCTTCCTTCGGGAAGTCATGTGTCTGAAAAGAACCTTTGGGCCATGAACTTATTTGGGACATTTACGTGGACTCGGTGACAGCCGTGGGGCCTCCAGACACCATCTGCTTGGCCAGCTCCCCAGGAAGCAGCTGGCGCACGGCTGTGTAGGCCTTCCTGGGTGTGACAGTGGAGCAACCATTGTCCTGTGCCACCTGCGGCACCTCTCTGGAAATGCGCTCGAGGACGTCACTAACAACGTTGGGAAAAACTCGTGTCTGCGGGCACCTGCTTAGCACCTGGCAGACATGAAAACAGCTCTCTTTCAGGCAGCTCTTCCACTGTCTTTCTCCTGCTGGGTATTTGCGGCAGTTTTGAAACCTCCCTTGGAAAGACTGGCAGCCTTGGAGATAATCTTAGACCTAACTAAATATGCAGCTCCGGTGTTTGAGTAAAAACCGTCTGGGAGCAGGAAGACTGTTAATTACGCGCGCGGCTCTACAATAACCGTTAACGATCTGATGCCTGATTGGGCAACCGTTAGTGACATGTATGCAAATTAGGTGATTCCAGTAAGGCTTTCTGATTGGATAGATGGCCCTTAGCTGGCCTATAAATAGGCCCAGTCTCAGCGCTGAGGCTTGATTCTGCGAGGAGCCAGTTTGTTGGTCATGTCTGGCCGAGGGAAGCAGAGTGGCAAGGCGCGTGCCAAGGCGAGGACCCGCTCCTCCCGGGCCGGGCTGCAGTTCCCCGTGGGCCGCGTCCACCGCCTGCTGCGCAAGGGCAACTATGCAGACCGGGTGGGCGCCGGCGCCCCGGTGTACCTAGCGGCCGTGCTCGAGTACCTGACGGCCGAGATCCTGGAGCTGGCGGGCAACGCGGCGCGCGACAACAAGAAGACGCGCATCATCCCGCGCCACCTGCAGCTGGCCATCCGCAACGACGAGGAGCTCAACAAGCTCTTGGGTGGGGTGACGATCGCGCAGGGCGGCGTGCTGCCCAACATCCAGGCCGTGCTGCTGCCCAAGAAGACAGAGAGCCACCGCCACAAGGCGCAGAGCGTGTGATGCCTCCGAGCGACAAATCCAACCGGAGGATGTGAATTGCCAAAAGGCTCTTTTCAGAGCCACTCAGAGTCTCAGGGAAGGCTGTGCATAGGCTGAGGGCTAACGTAATTGTCCAGGAATTGTTACCATCGTAGTTTAGCCATGGGACCCTCCAGAGGCTCCTGGGTTCTGTAAGTGCGTTACTTGGGTACTGGAAGCGATGTAAGGCCCTTAAATACTgggaaaatctcttttaaaaacttgGCTTTTGTGGGCCAGGGTAGACCTCTTGGAACAGCTGTTGTGGCAGGGGCAATGGCCTTTTGGAGTCGCCACACTCCCGTTTCTGGGGCGCTCGGGAGGAGCGGACTCCCGTGCTGTAACATGACCTTGCAGGCCCTGAGGCTGTGTGCACAGCTCCAGCTTGTACTGCCGCGGGTCCAAGGCTGTATGGTGTGGTTACAAGCGGCGCGGATGCGTAATCCTGAGCTTCCTAGTTCAGTCGGGGCAGCTGTCTCACGAgcctgtgtgggttttttttcattctgaGCTCCGCTCCTACAAGATAAGCGCTCAAGGCTAAGTTCAGTGCACAAGTGAGTAGACTGCAAAGTGAGCGAACGTACGTTCGCACGTGAGTGTGGGCGACCCCACAGACACCCATCACGAAGGGGCCAGAGTTGCCTGTGACAGTGCATGGGAGGCCCGAAAAGGACCCAAAAGTAAgcgccagaaaaaaaaaaactgtaaaggcGGGGCCGCTCCCACGTGTAACGGTCACCGTTCTGGGGTACGGGAGCCTTAACGGCGGCGTCTGGGCGGGTTTCCTGTGCGTGAGGCTTTCTGGGAGTTCCATGGCGCCTCTACTCCACGTGACCATAGCGGCTTTTCCTCCTTCAGGTCCCGGATGGGACCCAGGTGAATCATGGGAAAATGGGTGGACTCGATTGACAAGAAAGGGGTGGAGTTACGAAGCAGGGCTAGAGCAGAAATGACTGGGAACATCCTTTGGCTAACCTGTTCCTACCTAATCTTCCTGCCTAGGTCACCCATATCTGTTTACACTATATTAGGCATTCTAACAAAGTTGTGGGGTTTCTCAAAGTTCTTCTggagaaatatttccaaatagGTTTATATCAGTCTCATGAAATCTTTATAGAGTTGATGTAAGGCAAGCTAATCATCCCATTTGGTGAAGCCATTGAGACTTTGACATGTGTAACTTCGTACACTTTGAaggaattggattttttttcccattgtagAGCAAAATATATCACAGGAGTCTTAAACCAAATGTGATGGTAAGATACCAGTGTCAGTCTCATCAGAGGCAGGAGTGTAACAAGAAGGCCACCTTGCAGgtatttaaaattattcagtAATTTggggaaataaatatttcaaaaatgttaactACTAAAAGACAAAATAGCTTGTTGATCTGCTTGAACTCTACATATCCATGTAAATTGGATAGCCAGGTATCATTTATCAAGTCTGTATctgcaaaacaaaaattagtgCACAATATTCAACAGTTTACCTtatcttaaaaattcttattggttacctccaaaaagaaaaagatattgctAGAGATCTACACATGATAAAACATGTATAGAAGCAAATAAGGATACAAGTGTAAAGTTCTATAAGAATAAACTACACAATACATGAATAAAGCCAACCCAGTTATGGACAGAGCCTACATTCCTTGAATTAATCTACATAAATATTAAGGTATGCAATTGGGGAGAACCAAAAAAAGAAGGAGCGgggatttttgaaaacaaaaggaaattgcAAATATTACCAAACTGCAAAAATTACCAAACCAAGTAATGTTTAAAACATGTCAAATGTGAAACCTTTAAGATCAGGAAAGAAtagttgttaaatgaatgaataagtagatGAGGAATATAAGACAAACCTAAAGAGAAGAATTATGAATAATTTATGTGGATACTCCTGCATCAAGGGGGTGGAATTAAAGACCCCCCAACTTACCAGAGCAGAATATATGTGGAATAGTACAGGAGAACAGATTTGATTTTATAGGAGAGAAACCTGGCCATTACCTCAAACCAAATGTCCAAGATCAGCATCATTGGTTATAATGCATGTTGATAAATTATCCTTTCGACACAATGTGCTGAGAAGGGCAGTCTACCTTTTTGATCATCTTCCCagtctaatcatgagaaaaacaaGCAAGTCCAGATTGATAAACTTCTACCAAATACTTGATTATGACTCTTCAAGCCATTAAGGTCATCACAAACAATGAAATTCTTAGAAATTGTCCCAGTCCCAAGGAAACTAACAAGACTTTATGACTAACTGTGATTTTTCAacagggtttatttattttgtggggccagcgttgtggcatagtgagtaaagccgccacctgcaatcccggcatcccatatgggcactggttcaagtcctggctgcaccacttctgattcacctccctgctaatgtgcctgggaaagcagtggaggatggcccaagtgcttgggtccctgcacctatgtgggagacccaga
The sequence above is drawn from the Lepus europaeus isolate LE1 chromosome 3, mLepTim1.pri, whole genome shotgun sequence genome and encodes:
- the LOC133756428 gene encoding histone H2A type 1-A, translating into MSGRGKQSGKARAKARTRSSRAGLQFPVGRVHRLLRKGNYADRVGAGAPVYLAAVLEYLTAEILELAGNAARDNKKTRIIPRHLQLAIRNDEELNKLLGGVTIAQGGVLPNIQAVLLPKKTESHRHKAQSV